Proteins found in one Plasmodium gaboni strain SY75 chromosome 13, whole genome shotgun sequence genomic segment:
- a CDS encoding hypothetical protein (conserved Plasmodium protein, unknown function) gives MMEGNIYKEKKEQGYMKGSNELLKKQAHHNESKFKKFCGDTNIKIDVPNINESLKFLKHDVDNSILNFEYNTMILNEKIERLNDIERQVCIPMHLPISYSMNIEENEDICQWINKENMYQKQNKVEKITTEENIKKINNINEDVYEINPINYIGDMNEYGNTNNYSKEEHDNLLKIINSKNLNENLKDISSNIPYVTCFEKDDLDLLNITIPEYMKNNKNKNNKLNNNTKDNVYIEQSSEDLLLEKIDSNKSKKKYLNYNHYFRHPLLKNEKIKNIYPIVPYISVWDNKYIQGIMDIESDTEEMATSGDQNNKSKDNKFYGLLHLIQKSRDKHIYSLYKKKIKDEKESRSSYRINKKPIIINLYENNDTIKNNDNIKNNDNIKNNDNINNNDNIKNNDNIKNNDNINNNDNNEEEAELGNNTNKIKKKKKISLSKFLIKKHIMKLRKMEKLKEYLNNEQCSNNENIKKMNLDQMNILNIQENHNEDIKNISSFNKSDTNIHNNNILEDHNEKRDDVYIEKETHINDMLNKNTEKKEESKQYFKYIRDYKSPPFTINENDQLSYALALSKKKNLAFLFPTMSKKIIFSKMGQQKRKNYILLKE, from the coding sequence atgatggaaggaaatatttataaggAGAAAAAAGAACAAGGATATATGAAAGGAAGCAATGaacttttaaaaaaacagGCACATCATAATGAAtcaaaatttaaaaaattttgtgGTGATActaatattaaaattgaCGTTCcaaatattaatgaaagtttaaaatttttaaaacatgATGTAGACAATagtatattaaattttgaatataataCTATGATActtaatgaaaaaatagAAAGACTAAATGATATAGAACGTCAGGTATGTATTCCGATGCATTTACCAATTTCTTATTCAATGAATattgaagaaaatgaagatatatGTCAATGGATTAATAAAGAGAATATGTAtcaaaaacaaaataaagtagaaaaaataactactgaagaaaatataaaaaaaataaataacataaatgaagatgtatatgaaataaatcctattaattatataggtgatatgaatgaatatggtaatacaaataattaCAGTAAAGAAGAACatgataatttattaaaaataataaatagtaaaaatttaaatgaaaacTTAAAAGATATTTCTTCAAATATACCTTATGTTACATGTTTTGAAAAAGACGATTTAGATTTACTAAATATAACTATCCCtgaatatatgaaaaataataaaaataaaaataataaattaaataataatacaaaagATAACGTATACATTGAACAAAGTAGTGAGGATTTATTACTTGAAAAAATAGATTCCAATAAgagcaaaaaaaaatacttgaattataatcattattttaGGCATccattattaaaaaatgaaaagataaaaaatatttatccTATTGTTCCATATATATCAGTATGggataataaatatatacaagGTATTATGGACATAGAAAGTGACACAGAAGAAATGGCTACATCAGGTgatcaaaataataaatcgaaagataataaattctatggtttattacatttaatacaaaaaagtagagataaacatatatatagtttgtacaaaaaaaaaattaaggATGAAAAGGAAAGTAGGAGTTCCTATCGTATTAATAAAAAGCCTATAATTATAAATctatatgaaaataatgatactataaaaaataatgataatataaaaaataatgataatataaaaaataatgataatataaataataatgataatataaaaaataatgataatataaaaaataatgataatataaataataatgataataatgaagaagaagCTGAATTGGgaaataatacaaataaaattaagaaaaaaaaaaaaattagcTTAAGTAAATTCTTAattaaaaaacatattatgaaattaagaaaaatggaaaaattaaaggaatatttaaataatgaacaATGTTCAAATAATgagaatataaaaaaaatgaaccTTGATCAAATGaacattttaaatattcaaGAAAACCAtaatgaagatataaaaaatatatcatcatttaataaaagtGACACAAAcatacataataataatatcttaGAAGATcataatgaaaaaagagatgatgtatatattgaaaaagagacacatataaatgatatgCTGAACAAAAATACAGAGAAGAAAGAGGAAAGTAAACAATATTTCAAATACATAAGAGATTATAAATCTCCACCATTTACAATCAATGAAAATGATCAGTTATCATATGCCTTAGCCTtatccaaaaaaaaaaatctaGCATTTCTATTCCCAACCATgtcaaaaaaaataatattctCAAAAATGGGACAACAAAAAAGGAAAAACTATATATTACTAAAggaataa
- a CDS encoding hypothetical protein (conserved Plasmodium protein, unknown function): MKLSCWLSLCRFNCNKSFNVLNRKYGNICTKGLYNCIPNNKRKQIFFFFLNDKKKYFNALYNKENDKKDIMNEMDELYDNILTCNWNDSFNFVLNVPIWEGILNSIEEKVKAYLNDEQIIKKKKELNQLLDILFILEDIRDHVNELLEQSSRSKGLAGAHIMCSFEIQNMNEHIELLKKKYEELLLTYPLYKYQIDLVLGRGLALLRQRYVFDWKYMHEYFF, translated from the coding sequence ATGAAGTTATCATGTTGGCTTTCCTTGTGTCGTTTTAATTGTAACAAATCATTTAATGTACtaaatagaaaatatgGAAATATATGTACAAAGGGATTATATAACTGCATAccaaataataaaagaaagcagattttttttttttttttaaatgataaaaaaaaatattttaatgcTTTGTACAATAAGGAAAATGATAAGAAAGATATAATGAATGAAATGGATGAACTgtatgataatattttaacGTGTAATTGGAACgattcttttaattttgttttaaatGTACCTATATGGGAAGGAATATTAAATTCAATAGAAGAAAAAGTAAAAgcatatttaaatgatgaacaaataataaagaaaaaaaaagaattaaatcAATTgttagatatattatttatattagAAGATATAAGAGATCATGTTAATGAATTACTAGAACAATCTAGTCGTTCAAAAGGTTTAGCAGGTGCTCATATAATGTGTTCCTTTGAAATTCAAAACATGAATGAACATATAGaacttttaaaaaaaaaatatgaagaatTGTTACTAACCTATCCTTTATACAAATATCAAATTGATTTAGTATTAGGTAGAGGTTTAGCTTTATTAAGACAACGATATGTTTTTGATTGGAAATATATGCAcgaatattttttctaa
- a CDS encoding 6-cysteine protein, with product MMLYIYAKKAPISFILYIVLVLRIISGNEDFCKPSSLNSEISGFIGYKCNFSNEGVHNLKPDTRERRSIFCNIHSYFIYDKIRLIIPKKSTSPEFKLLPENCFKKVYTDYENRVETDISELGLIEYEVEENDTNPNYNERTITISPFSKKDIEFFCFCDNTEKVISSIEGRSAMVHVRVLKYPHNILFTNLTNDVFTYLPKTYNESNFVSNALEVELNDGELFVLACELINKKCFQEPKEKALYKSNKIIYHKNLTIFKAPSYVTSKDVNTECTCKFKNNKYKIVLKPKYEKKVIHGCNFSSNVSSKHSFTDSLDISLVDDNAHISCNIHLSEPKYNHLVGLNCPGDIIPDCFFQVYQPESEELEPSNIVYLDSHINIGDIEYYEDAEGDDKIKIFGIVGSIPKTTSFTCICKKDKKSAYMTVTMDSAYYGFLAKTFIFLIVALLLYI from the coding sequence atgatgttatatatttatgcGAAAAAAGCTCCAATTTCTTTTATCTTATATATAGTATTAGTATTAAGAATAATAAGTGGAAATGAAGATTTCTGTAAGCCTAGTAGTTTGAATAGCGAAATATCGGGATTCATAGGATATAAATGTAATTTTTCAAATGAAGGTGTTCATAATTTAAAACCGGATACGCGTGAACGTAGGTCGATTTTTTGCAACATTCATTcgtattttatatatgataaaataagaTTAATAATACCAAAAAAAAGTACATCTCCAGAGTTTAAACTATTACCAGAAAATTGTTTTAAAAAGGTATATACTGATTATGAGAACAGAGTTGAAACAGATATATCTGAATTAGGTTTAATTGAATATGAAGTAGAAGAGAATGATACAAATCctaattataatgaaagAACAATAACTATATCTCCATTTAGTAAAAAAGACAttgaatttttttgtttttgtgATAATACTGAAAAGGTTATATCAAGTATAGAAGGGAGAAGTGCTATGGTACATGTACGTGTATTGAAATATCctcataatattttatttacaaaTTTAACGAATGATgtttttacatatttacCTAAAACATATAATGAATCGAATTTTGTAAGTAATGCATTAGAAGTAGAATTAAATGATGGAgaattatttgttttaGCTTGTGAActaattaataaaaaatgttttcAAGAACCAAAAGAAAAAgcattatataaaagtaataaaattatttatcataaaaatttaacTATATTTAAAGCCCCATCTTATGTTACATCAAAAGATGTTAATACAGAATGTACATGCAAAtttaagaataataaatacaaaatagTTTTAAAACcaaaatatgaaaaaaaagtCATACACGGATGTAATTTCTCTTCAAATGTTAGTTCTAAACATTCCTTTACAGATAGTTTAGATATTTCTTTAGTTGATGATAATGCACATATTTCATGTAACATACATTTGTCTGAACcaaaatataatcatttgGTGGGATTAAATTGTCCTGGTGATATTATACCAGATTGCTTTTTTCAAGTATATCAACCAGAATCAGAAGAACTTGAACCATCCaatattgtttatttagattcacatataaatataggAGATATTGAATATTATGAAGATGCTGAAGGAGatgataaaattaaaatatttggTATAGTTGGAAGTATACCAAAAACCACATCTTTTACGTGCATATGTAAGAAGGATAAAAAAAGTGCTTATATGACTGTTACTATGGATTCAGCATATTATGGATTTTTGGCtaaaacatttatattcCTAATTGTAgcattattattatatatttag
- a CDS encoding 6-cysteine protein, with the protein MGRMMSIINILLFYLFLCVKISISQLLSSTQYVCDFYFNPLTNVKPTVVESSEIYEEIGCSINNPTLGDHVVLICPKKNDGDFNNIEIVPTNCFESHLYSAYKNDSSAYHLKKLDIDKKYAISSTFSDFNLNILVIPNENKSRKTIYCRCDNSKTEKSIPGQDKILKGKLGLVKIILNNQYNNIKELEKTKHIIHNTKDSYKYDIKLKENDILMFYMKKETSAESGNCEDILNIKVNSLSNNKVALKMPSIFLNNINCMFSSQDENNEKYYINIKADKTENIDGCDFTKPKGEGIYKNGFIINDVPNEEERICTVYLWNKKNETIAGIKCPYKLIPPYCFKHILYQKEIDSKKTYKTFLLSDVLDIHNIEYYGNNKEGIYMLALTTKPEKSNTVRCICEQGGKKAVMDLHIASTSGKYFSMFLTILLTLIFYMYFNI; encoded by the coding sequence ATGGGAAGAATGATGAgcattataaatatactaTTATTCTATTTGTTCCTTTGTGTAAAAATAAGTATTAGTCAACTATTAAGCTCAACACAATACGTATGTgacttttattttaatcCTCTGACTAATGTTAAACCAACTGTAGTTGAATCATCTGAAATATACGAAGAAATTGGATGTTCTATAAACAACCCTACGTTGGGTGACCATGTAGTATTAATATGTCCTAAGAAAAATGATGGtgattttaataatatagaaatagTACCTACTAATTGTTTTGAGTCTCATTTATATTCTgcttataaaaatgattcAAGTGcatatcatttaaaaaaattagataTAGATAAAAAGTATGCAATAAGTTCAACGTTCAGTGATTTCAATCTAAATATTTTAGTTATACCTAACGAAAATAAAAGTCGTAAAACTATATATTGTAGATGTGATAATAGTAAAACGGAAAAAAGTATCCCAGGACaagataaaatattaaaaggAAAATTAGGGTtagtaaaaataattttaaataaccaatataataatataaaagaattagaaaaaacaaaacatattatacataataCAAAGGATTCATATAAGtatgatataaaattaaaagaaaatgatatacttatgttttatatgaaaaaggAAACTTCTGCAGAATCTGGAAATTGTGAggatatattaaatattaaagtAAATTCattatcaaataataaagtGGCTTTAAAAATGCCTTCCATATTtctaaataatattaattgtATGTTTTCATCTCAggatgaaaataatgaaaaatattatataaatataaaagcAGACAAAACCGAAAATATAGATGGCTGTGATTTTACGAAACCAAAAGGTGaaggtatatataaaaatggaTTCATAATAAATGATGTACCAAATGAAGAAGAACGTATATGTACTGTTTATCTTtggaataaaaaaaatgaaacaaTCGCAGGTATTAAATGTccatataaattaatacCACCGTATTGttttaaacatatattatatcaaaaaGAAATCGATTCGAAAAAGACATATAAAACATTTCTATTAAGTGATGTATTAgatatacataatatagAATATTATGGAAATAATAAGGAAGGCATTTATATGTTAGCATTAACAACAAAACCAGAAAAATCAAATACAGTTAGATGTATTTGTGAACAAGGTGGAAAAAAAGCAGTAATGGATTTACATATCGCATCTACATCTGGAAAATATTTTAGTATGTTTCTTACAATTTTGCTTACtctaattttttatatgtattttaaCATATGA
- a CDS encoding hypothetical protein (conserved Plasmodium protein, unknown function), giving the protein MSRSSLIFENNNDNNEKKKRKLFQDEYNYQSCYPLSYLNVYNNNCNNNSNNNNNNNNDNNRMYDYTYSQSYNCTYDQTYNDVYNEIYNDSKNMSHNALNVQVNEETYDKSLNNSHTTYPFSNIINSNQLNSNILNNNEMIDMRNFYENGNFVNPMVENKDQNQFNESHKNNMNNTIGNMNNINNINNIQFDKSLLINCIDVLLNFMNYNNLKDTITEETLHENLINLRFYILRLNAGKVSQKKITEYFHKM; this is encoded by the coding sequence ATGAGTAGAAGttcattaatatttgagaataataatgataataatgaaaagaaaaaaaggaaaCTATTTCAAGATGAGTATAACTACCAATCATGTTACCCTTTGAGTTATTTgaatgtatataataataattgtaataataatagtaataacaataacaataataataatgataataatagaaTGTATGACTATACATATAGTCAATCATATAATTGTACCTATGATCAAACATATAATGATgtatataatgaaatatataacgattcaaaaaatatgtCACACAATGCATTAAATGTACAGGTAAATGAAGAAACATATGATAAATCTCTCAACAACTCACACACCACTTACCCTTTtagtaatattattaatagtaatcaacttaatagtaatattttaaataataacgAAATGATAGATATGCgtaatttttatgaaaatgGTAATTTTGTTAACCCTATGgtagaaaataaagatCAAAATCAATTTAATGAATCgcataaaaataatatgaataatacTATAGgaaatatgaataatataaataacataaataatatacaatttGATAAAAGCCTTTTAATTAATTGTATTGATGTcttattaaattttatgaattataataatttaaaagaCACCATAACAGAAGAAACACTTCATGAAAATTTAATCAATTTAcgtttttatattttaagaTTAAATGCAGGAAAAGTTAgccaaaaaaaaattactgaatattttcataaaatgtaa
- a CDS encoding putative G-beta repeat protein, translated as MNIENKPQIIEHINYCLDNTIYDLKWVHGKCNIIAVGEMLDKKGYIHIYNLNKGNFTCISKTNLDKGVKTIAPFFTSTGTYTIACGSFDGNILLYDINNMSEEYYKIKKHTKLINKIDCKNYKNNNIIVSASRDGSVKIFDIRTKQEVVSLEPPKNSSYIPDCWCVETGNNYVEHNAYSNMNEENLNICAGYDNGDIKFFDLRTMRLEHEVNVNNGVCAVNYDRKDTKKNKLICSTLEGNIYIFNLDVYNEVSGYSYSKDKIISGTCWGTPFLPQNRDIFATLGGDGNLGVYKYVYPEKNSIFDEKIGCKKGIVGELNKLNDLNVSTQPIISFDWCKDKLGLCVMASLDQTIKIYIITKLNLY; from the exons ATGAACATTGAAAATAAACCTCAAATTATtgaacatataaattattgtCTTGATAATACTATATACGATCTGAAATGGGTACACGGCAAATGTAACATTATTGCCGTAGGAGAAATGCTTGataaaaaaggatatatacatatatataatttgaataAAGGAAATTTTACATGTATATCTAAAACTAATCTTGATAAAGGCGTTAAAACCATAGCTCCTTTTTTCACTTCAACTGGAACATATACAATAGCATGTG GTTCCTTTGATGGAAACATACTTCtttatgatataaataacatGTCTGAAGAATActacaaaataaaaaagcACACCAAattaataaacaaaatagATTGTAAGaattacaaaaataataatattatagtAAGTGCTAGTAGGGATGGTTCAGTCAAAATTTTCGACATAAGAACCAAACAAGAG GTAGTCAGTTTGGAACCACCCAAAAATTCTTCATATATTCCTGATTGTTGGTGCGTGGAAACAG GAAATAATTATGTAGAACATAATGCTTATTCTAATATGAATgaagaaaatttaaatatatgtgcTGGGTATGATAATGGGGATATCAAATTTTTTGATTTAAGAACAATGAGATTAGAACATGAA GTCAATGTAAACAATGGTGTTTGTGCTGTTAATTATGATAGAAAAgatacaaaaaaaaataaattaatttgCTCAACTCTCGAGGggaatatttatatatttaactTGGATGTATATAATGAAGTCTCTGGATATTCATATAGCAAAgacaaaataatatcag GTACTTGTTGGGGAACACCTTTTTTGCCTCAAAATCGTGACATTTTTGCTACCTTGGGAGGAGATGGAAAt CTAGGTGtgtataaatatgtatatcCGGAAAAAAATTCTATTTTTGATGAAAAAATAGGATGTAAAAAAGGAATAGTTGGAGAATTAAATAAGTTAAATGATCTGAATGTATCTACACAACCAATAATTTCTTTTGATTGGTGTAAAGACAAACTAGGTCTTTGTGTCATGGCTTCACTAGACCAGAccattaaaatatatattattactaaattgaatttatattaa
- a CDS encoding putative DNA topoisomerase III, protein MARLKVLNVAEKPSVASAIAEILCKGRPNKIKSCSKYNPVFTFDYKIKNDIWYMYVTSVTGHLTEQKFDDRYKNWNNTDPQELFDAEITIYVEKDKKNIENNLKKYSKECNMLILWLDCDREGEHICFEVINACRITNRKLIIHRAQFSAVTEKDIIHAINNLKEPNKNLAYSVDVRREIDLRMGSIFTRFMTIRYIELVKNETNIISYGPCQFPTLGFVVNRYLDIKNFKNEYYWSIKMKCVHNNDLINPMDDENNDDDHDDQGIDSDSDESDSYYTNSDESNIDNDDTDDYYVDEKKNKKKKKKKKKKKSTTKKKKNKKKKGKKVNNKNKNNNVVDFTWSRIRLFDHLAVILIYEELLKNPLCKITNVYESETRKYKPYPLNTLQMTKLVSRYFKISSKECMMIAEKLYNKGYISYPRTETNCFPDTMNLHKIINQLRKNDTFGWYANKLCEENKYHKPRKGKMNDKAHPPIHPVKNMNKILKVEEKEWKLYEFICKHFLAVCSNDAIGYNTKVTAKIQEEQFFCKGLKIKEKNYLEIYTYEKWNDKVIPAFQVDDEFYPTSLLIEEGITQPPKYLSESNLLTLMDKFSIGTDATMHEHIENIQKRNYVIKNSKSLFIPTNLGIALVQAYKKFKDIGIDLTNPSLRAKMEKDMSLVATGVKQKNEIIRNYIDIMKYIYQEIYNRIDVLDNIHFYLNNPEQISYT, encoded by the coding sequence ATGGCACGACTGAAAGTGTTGAATGTGGCTGAAAAACCATCTGTGGCCTCTGCCATTGCCGAAATTTTATGCAAAGGTAGACCTAATAAGATTAAGAGTTGTAGTAAATATAATCCTGTTTTTACATTTGATTATAAGATAAAGAATGACATATGGTATATGTATGTCACATCTGTCACTGGTCATTTGACAGAACAAAAATTTGATGACCGCTATAAAAACTGGAATAATACGGACCCACAAGAATTATTTGATGCTgaaataacaatatatgttgaaaaggataaaaagaatattgaaaataatttaaaaaaatattctaaAGAATGTAATATGTTGATATTATGGTTAGATTGTGATAGAGAAGGGGAACATATATGCTTTGAAGTTATAAATGCCTGTAGGATTACAAATAgaaaattaataattcataGGGCTCAGTTTTCAGCTGTAACtgaaaaagatataatacatgctattaataatttaaaagaacctaataaaaatttagCATATAGTGTTGATGTAAGAAGAGAAATCGATTTAAGAATGGGTTCTATTTTTACACGTTTTATGACCATTAGATATATTGAATTGGTAAAGAATGAAACTAATATTATTAGTTATGGTCCTTGTCAATTCCCTACCCTAGGTTTTGTTGTTAATAGATATttagatataaaaaattttaagaatgaatattattggagtattaaaatgaaatgtgtgcataataatgatttaataaatcctatggatgatgaaaataatgatgatgatcATGACGATCAAGGGATTGATAGTGACAGTGACGAAAGTGATAGTTATTATACTAACAGTGATGAAAGTAATATTGACAATGATGATACTGATGATTATTATGTTgatgaaaagaaaaataagaaaaaaaaaaaaaagaaaaagaaaaaaaaaagtacaacaaaaaagaagaaaaacaaaaagaaaaaaggaaaaaaagttaataataagaataaaaataataatgttgTAGATTTTACATGGTCTAGAATAAGATTATTTGATCATTTAGCCGTAATACTTATATACgaagaattattaaaaaatcCACTTTGTAAAATAACAAATGTTTATGAAAGTGAGACAAGGAAATATAAACCATATCCATTAAATACATTACAAATGACAAAACTGGTTTCtagatattttaaaatatcttCAAAAGAATGCATGATGATAGctgaaaaattatataacaaaGGATATATTAGTTATCCAAGAACAGAAACCAATTGTTTTCCAGATACCATGAATCTACACAAGATTATAAATCAACTGAGAAAAAATGACACATTTGGTTGGTATGCTAATAAATTGTgtgaagaaaataaatatcataAACCAAGAAAAGGCAAAATGAATGATAAGGCTCATCCGCCTATACATCctgtaaaaaatatgaacaagatattaaaagtagaagaaaaagaatggaaattatatgaatttatatgtaaacATTTTTTAGCAGTATGTAGTAATGATGCAATAGGATATAATACAAAAGTAACAGCAAAAATACAAGAAGaacaatttttttgtaaaggattaaaaataaaagaaaaaaattatttagaaatatatacatatgaaAAATGGAATGATAAAGTTATACCTGCATTTCAAGTTGATGATGAATTTTATCCCACATCTTTATTAATAGAAGAAGGTATAACACAACCACCTAAATATTTATCAGAATCAAATTTGCTTACATTAATGGACAAATTCAGTATAGGTACAGATGCAACTATGCATGAGcatatagaaaatatacaaaaaagaaattatgttataaaaaattcaaaGTCTCTTTTTATACCTACCAATTTAGGTATAGCCTTAGTACAAgcttataaaaaatttaagGATATAGGTATTGACTTAACAAATCCATCCTTAAGAGCTAAAATGGAAAAAGATATGTCATTAGTAGCTACAGGTgtaaaacaaaaaaatgaaattataagaaattatatagacattatgaaatatatatatcaagaaatatataatagaaTTGATGTGTTAgataatattcatttttatttaaataacCCCGAACAAATCTCATATACATAA
- a CDS encoding nucleoside transporter 1, translating into MSTGKESSKAYADIESRGDFKDDGKKGSTLSSKQHSMLSLTFILIGLSSLNVWNTALGLNINFKYNTYQITGLVCSSIVALFVEIPKILLPFLLGGLSILCAGFQISHSFFTESQFDTYCLVAFIVIGIVAGLAQTIAFNIGSTMEDNMGGYMSAGIGISGVFIFVINILLDQFVSPDKQYGVNKAKLLYLYIICELCLILAIVFCVCNLDLTNKNAKKDEENKENSATLSYMELFKDSYKAILTMFLVNWLTLQLFPGVGHKKWQESHNISDYNVTIIVGMFQVFDFLSRYPPNLTHIKIFKNFTFSLNKLLVANSLRLVFIPWFILNACVDHPFFKNIVQQCVCMAMLAFTNGWFNTVPFLVFVKELKKAKKKKEIEIISTFLVIAMFVGLFCGIWTTYIYNLFNIVLPKPDLPVMDAPQ; encoded by the coding sequence ATGAGTACCGGTAAAGAGTCATCTAAAGCTTATGCTGATATAGAATCCAGGGGTGATTTTAAGGATGATGGAAAGAAAGGATCTACATTAAGCAGTAAACAACATTCCATGTTATCTTTAACCTTTATATTAATAGGTTTAAGTTCTTTGAATGTATGGAATACAGCATTAGgattaaatataaattttaaatataatacatacCAGATTACAGGTTTAGTATGTTCTTCAATTGTAGCTTTATTTGTTGAAATTCCCAAAATTTTGTTACCATTTCTTTTGGGTGGtttatcaatattatgTGCAGGTTTTCAAATATCTCACAGTTTTTTTACAGAATCACAATTTGATACATATTGTTTAGTAGCCTTTATTGTTATTGGTATAGTGGCAGGATTAGCTCAAACCATTGCATTTAATATAGGATCTACTATGGAAGATAATATGGGTGGTTATATGTCAGCAGGTATTGGTATATCAGGagtatttatttttgtcATTAACATATTGCTTGATCAATTCGTATCTCCAGATAAGCAATATGGAGTTAATAAGGCAaagttattatatttatatattatttgtgAACTTTGTTTAATATTAGCTATTGTATTTTGTGTATGTAATTTAGATTTAACAAACAAGAATGCTaaaaaagatgaagaaaataaagaaaacAGTGCCACATTATCTTATATGGAATTATTTAAAGACAGTTACAAAGCTATATTAACTATGTTTCTTGTAAACTGGTTAACTTTACAATTATTTCCAGGTGTTGGACACAAAAAATGGCAAGAAAGTCATAATATCTCAGATTATAATGTTACCATTATTGTTGGTATGTTTCAAGTTTTTGATTTTCTCAGTAGATATCCACCAAATCTTACACATATTAAAAtctttaaaaattttactttctctttaaataaattattagTTGCTAATTCATTGCGTTTAGTATTCATCCCATGGTTTATCTTAAATGCATGTGTTGATCATCCATTTTTCAAAAACATTGTACAACAATGTGTATGTATGGCTATGTTAGCTTTTACAAATGGTTGGTTTAATACTGTACCATTCCTTGTATTCGttaaagaattaaaaaaagctaagaaaaagaaagaaatCGAAATTATATCCACATTTTTAGTTATTGCTATGTTTGTTGGATTATTCTGTGGTATATGGActacatatatttataactTATTCAATATAGTTTTACCAAAGCCAGATTTACCAGTTATGGATGCACCacaataa